The Lipingzhangella halophila genome segment ACCCGCGCGACCTGCTGCCGCGCGCCGAGACCGACGTCGCTTCCGTCGTCGAGCAGGTCCGGCCGATCTGTGCCGACGTCCGCCACAGAGGCGTCGAGGCGCTGCTGGAGCTCGCCGAGCGCTTCGACGGTGTGCGGCCCGACTCGATCCGGGTGCCCCGCGAGGCCCTCGACTCCGCGCTCGCCAGCCTGGACCGTTCCGTGCGCGCCGCTCTGCACGAGTCGATTCAGCGCGCCCGCACGGTCCATCGCGACCAGCGCCGGCCCGAGACCAAGACCCGGGTCGCTCCCGGCGGGACCGTCACCGAGCGCTGGGTCCCCGTTGGCCGGGTGGGCCTCTACGTCCCGGGCGGACGCGCCGTGTACCCGTCGAGTGTGGTGATGAACGTCGTTCCTGCCCAGGAGGCGGGCGTCGGATCGCTGGCGGTGGCATCCCCGCCGCAGGCCGAGTATGGCGGGCTGCCGCACCCGACCGTCCTGGCGGCCTGCGCGCTGCTCGACGTCGAGGAGGTCTACGCGGTCGGGGGCGCGCAGGCGATCGCGATGTTCGCCTACGGCGCGGGCGAGTGCGCCCGCACTGACATGGTCACCGGGCCGGGCAACGTCTGGGTGGCCGCGGCCAAGCGGCTACTCAAGGGTGTCGTCGGGATCGACGCCGAGGCCGGCCCCACCGAGATCGCGATCCTGGCCGACGAGACCGCTGATCCCGGCTATGTCGCCGCCGACCTGATCAGTCAGGCCGAGCACGACGTCATCGCCGCGTCCGTGCTGGTGACCCCGTCACCCCAGCTCGCCACGGAGGTCGAGGCCGAGCTGGCCCACCGGGTCCCCGGCACCAAGCACAGCGAGCGCGTCGCCGAGGCCCTCGGCGGCCAGCAGTCGGGAATCGTGCTGGTCGACAGCCTCATGCACGGGCTCACCGTGGTCGACGCGTACGCCGCCGAGCACCTGGAGGTCATGACGGCCGACGCGCGGGCCGTCGCCGCGCGGGTGCGCAACGCCGGGGCGATCTTCGTCGGCGAGTATTCCCCGGTCTCGCTGGGTGACTACTGCGCCGGATCCAACCACGTCCTGCCCACCGGCGGCTGCGCCTGCCACTCGTCCGGTCTGAGCGTGCTGAGCTTCCTGCGGGGCGTGCACGTCGTCGACTACGACCGCACCGCCCTTTCCGAGGTCGCCCACCACGTGCAGGTCCTCGCCGAGGCCGAGGACCTGCCCGCGCACGGCGAGGCCATCACCGCTCGGGTGGGCCGCAGCGGTTCCGCCGGCGAACAGGGGGCGCAGTGACCGAGTTCGGCCTAGACGACCTGCCAATCCGCGACGACCTGCGTGGCAGTAGCCCCTACGGTGCGCCGCAGCTCGACGTCCAGGTAGCGCTGAACACCAACGAGAACCCTTACCCGCCGTCGGACCGCCTCGCCGAGGCGCTGGCCCGCGAGGTGAGCGCGGTCGCCACGGGGTTGAACCGCTACCCCGACCGCGACGCCACCCGCCTGCGCGCGGCCCTGGCGGGCTACCTCGGGCACGGCCTCGATGCCGACCAGGTGTGGGCGGCCAACGGATCCAACGAGGTGCTGCAGCAGATCCTGCAGGTCTTCGGGGGGCCGGGACGCACGGCCATGGGGTTCGAGCCTTCCTACTCGATGCACCCGATCATCACCCGGGCCACCAACACCGCCTGGCTCTCCGAACCGCGCGCGGCCGACTTCTCGATCGGCGTCGCGGCGGCCACCCGCGCGATCGCCGAGCACCAGCCCGACATCGTCTTTCTGACCTCGCCGAACAACCCCACGGGCACGGCATTGCCGCTGGAGGTCATCGAGAGCGTGCTGCGGGTCGCGCCCGGCGTGGTCGTGGTGGACGAGGCCTACGCCGAGTTCCGCCGCGAAGGCACCCCCAGCGCGCTCACCCTGCTCGCCGACCATCCGCGCCTCATCGTCTCGCGCACGATGTCCAAGGCGTTCGCCATGGCGGGCGCGCGGCTGGGCTACCTCGCGGCGCACCCGGCGGTCGTCCAGGCGCTGCAACTGGTCCGGCTGCCCTACCACCTCTCCGCGGTCAGCCAGGCCGTCGCCACCACCGCGTTGGACTTCGCCGACGAGCTGCTCGGCGCGGTCAAGCGGCTCCGCGAGGAGCGCGACTCCGTGGTGGAGTGGTTGC includes the following:
- the hisD gene encoding histidinol dehydrogenase; the encoded protein is MISRIDLRGTSGDPRDLLPRAETDVASVVEQVRPICADVRHRGVEALLELAERFDGVRPDSIRVPREALDSALASLDRSVRAALHESIQRARTVHRDQRRPETKTRVAPGGTVTERWVPVGRVGLYVPGGRAVYPSSVVMNVVPAQEAGVGSLAVASPPQAEYGGLPHPTVLAACALLDVEEVYAVGGAQAIAMFAYGAGECARTDMVTGPGNVWVAAAKRLLKGVVGIDAEAGPTEIAILADETADPGYVAADLISQAEHDVIAASVLVTPSPQLATEVEAELAHRVPGTKHSERVAEALGGQQSGIVLVDSLMHGLTVVDAYAAEHLEVMTADARAVAARVRNAGAIFVGEYSPVSLGDYCAGSNHVLPTGGCACHSSGLSVLSFLRGVHVVDYDRTALSEVAHHVQVLAEAEDLPAHGEAITARVGRSGSAGEQGAQ
- a CDS encoding histidinol-phosphate transaminase; its protein translation is MTEFGLDDLPIRDDLRGSSPYGAPQLDVQVALNTNENPYPPSDRLAEALAREVSAVATGLNRYPDRDATRLRAALAGYLGHGLDADQVWAANGSNEVLQQILQVFGGPGRTAMGFEPSYSMHPIITRATNTAWLSEPRAADFSIGVAAATRAIAEHQPDIVFLTSPNNPTGTALPLEVIESVLRVAPGVVVVDEAYAEFRREGTPSALTLLADHPRLIVSRTMSKAFAMAGARLGYLAAHPAVVQALQLVRLPYHLSAVSQAVATTALDFADELLGAVKRLREERDSVVEWLRAHGFSVADSDANFVLFGEFADRSAAWRAMLDRGVLIREVGPPGWLRVTIGTPEEMTAFREALLQVAPGHLSA